In Zingiber officinale cultivar Zhangliang chromosome 3A, Zo_v1.1, whole genome shotgun sequence, the DNA window TTTGGCCCCAAGTTAGTTTCACTTTCTATAAGTTTTGGTGGAATGCTTATATTCGCTATGATGCTTGGGCTTGTCTCTGATGCTATCTCAGAGAAATTTGATTCTTTGAGGAAAGGCAGGAGTGAAGTGATCGAGGACAGTCACACCCTTATACTTGGTTGGAGTGACAAGTTGGTAAACCACATCTTGTTATATTTTTTGCATTTTTGATACAATTTATTTACTTGATAATCAGCATGGTTGTTTTTAATTGTCAATATTCTGTCATGTTCAACTTCAAAGTTGTTTGGTTTAGTTTGAAGACAGCTAACAAATTTTCTCAGTACATAGTCTTTTAACACAAACACATATAGGTCTTTTCCCATCACTTAACAATATTTATCTGTGTTTATCTTCATCTTCTAACTCAGTTGTAATACACAAAAAAGTTGTGTTATTTTGGACATCTTGAAACTATGTAGACTTTGCTATGATTATCTACAAGTAAGATCTTATTCAGGAAAATTCTCAACCATCATAGAAGTATATGCATGAATGATCTTGGCTAGTATAGAATTGAAGGTGAGAATGCTAACATGGACAATGGTTACCAAGATTTAAAATCTCCTTCCAAGACAAAAGTTTCAATGGTTGACCAAAACAATATAGATTAATACTGTGCTGTAGTGCATGAACCAATGGTGAATTGGTGATGGAGGGAGGAAGATTTGAGGCCTTATGATTGATTTGAAGGAATCACCTTCCTTTTGCCCCCTATGATTGATTTGAGTCCCTCCATGCTTAATGATTCAAAAGGACGTTCACCTAATAACTTTTTCATCTTGGACTGGATTAGGCTTTCTTGTTATTTCATGTGATATAAGATGTAGCTCCTCACCTAAGTGATATTGAGATTAAGGAGGCTgagaaaataatgaaagataaCCTCCTCATTTGGTACCATGTGGTTAAGTGAGGCCCTCTTGGATATGCTTAAGCATCAATGGAAACTACCTATCTTCCTTGAAATTTTGGGTTGGATTACCTATCTTCCTTGAAATTTTGGGTTGGATTGGACTACCTTGGGTTTTCACACAGTGAAAATAACATCATACCATGTTTGagttttgttttcgtattattgTTTTTTATTCTTTCCTCTGGAGAAGTAGTTTTGGATGGCCCTcatatacaactcttattctatcAAAATATCTTATGGGCAACTTCATAACTTGGTTAAACTGTTTTACTTATTCTGGATGATTGTTATAGCAAATTGAAAATTACCCTCTAAGAATCATTTTCCATTGTCTATACCTAAATagggagttttaaaatttaagaagCAGTGGTTGTTGCACCATCTTTTTTTTGTTGCATTGAGCAGGAAATTCAAGCACTGTGAACTTGCCATATTATTTTAGCATATTCACATTTTATTCTTCTCTTCGTAGTCGAATGATTTTTGATTGATGCAGGGTTCCCTACTTAATCAACTGGCTATAGCCAATGAAAGTTTGGGTGGTGGCTCTGTAGTTGTTATGGCAGAACGGGACAAGGAGGAAATGGAATTGGATATTGCAAaaatggaatttgattttaagGGGACATCCGTCATTTGCAGAAGTGGAAGCCCTCTTATTCTTGCTGACTTGAAGAAGGTCAGCTTAAGTTCGCAGATTACTTCTCTCTTTTACTATACAAATTTCCCTACTCTAGATTCTTGATATACAAATATCTTTATAATGCTTTGTCATATACACAAGCCATGGTATTGATTCTTTCCATCATTCCTATGTAAACTTCCTTGCTCTATCGTTTCCCTTCCTATTAACAGGTTTCTGTCTCTAAGGCTCGTGCCATTGTTGTCCTGGCAGAAGATGGAAATGCTGACCAGGTAATCCTTTAACCAATTTTGAGGTTATCAAACCCAGACAAGTGAATGACCTAGATAATCCTACAGAGTGATGCACGAGCATTAAGGACAGTATTGAGTTTAACTGGAGTCAAAGAAGGTTTGCAAGGACATATAGTGGTCGAACTCAGTGACCTAGATAATGAAGTTCTTGTAAAACTTGTTGGTGGAGAACTTGTTGAAACTGTTGTTGCCCATGATGTAATTGGCCGCTTAATGATACAATGTGCTCGACAACCTGGCCTTGCTCAGGTTGGTGGTGCATCATGCTGTTCTACCTGTTTTCTTTGTGAAGTTTTCTACATTATCCAGATTATTTGCTTTTAGATCAATTTTCATGTGTATCTTTAGCTACAACCCCACTGAAGTAAATACCTCTTTTTATAGTTTAAGAAATTAACAAgttaatcattttgaaaatattttttccataATGATTTTCAATTCCCAAAATACAATATTCCAATTTTTTAATCTGGATTTATTCCTGCTGTTTCATTAGAACTGTGAACATGGATTTAATTTTGAAACTTGTCTTACATTATGAAACTGGGATATATGTAGTCACATAATCCAAATAAAGGCCTAATCAAGTTATCAATGCAAAGACATTGGATATATGTAGTCACATATTTATCAATAGCAAAGTTTATTTTCTGATTCATGCATCTCAGATGCAACAGAGGCTACTGCGCTTTAGTTTCTAAACCTACTGTGGATGCTTCACTGTTATTGGTTTGTGCATGTTCTCTGGGCATCTGAAGCAATGCATGATCAGGTAGCAGTGGCTGACAAACATTATTTCATtggagaaaaaataaagaaaatcatcccccctcccccctcttcaCCCTTTCTTTAATACTGTGACACTTCTGTAAGTATGGAAATTTGCTATACCATTTTGGCACCTTTTGGAGACCATTTAACCTTGATAGATACGCTACATTCTATATAAATTAACAAAATAGTTGACCATAATGTGCCACTAAAGTGGGAACTAGTGACCTTTTTGTTGTTGATTTGTTAAGTGAATTTCAAGTTGTGATTTATAGAGAACTTCTATTTTTGATGAGACAGCTATAATGTTttagtaatttgattaatttCTGATTTGGGTTTACTGGATTTTTTTAGATCTGGGAAGACATTCTTGGCTTTGAAAATTGTGAATTTTACATCAAAAGATGGCCCCAGTTGGATGGAATGCACTTTGAGGATGTACTTATCAGCTTTCCAGAGGCCATTCCGTGTGGAATAAAAATGGCATCGTGTGGTGGGAAGATCATATTGAACCCTGATGATTCATATATTCTACAGGAGGGGGATGAAGTCCTTGTAATTGCAGAGGATGATGACACCTATTCCCCAGCAAAATTGCCTATGGTGAATTCCCTCTCTCATGAATATTCAGAAACTAAGTTGATACAATGCAATAGGTTTTTTTTCCTAATGCAGCaataatttctttaatttgtgttaaaaaaaatttggatGTGAGATCATGTATCACTCTGGAACTTGTTTCTACTTTGAGGAAATTTATCTTATTCTTACTCATTTATCTTAATACTTTTTTTAATCTTCATGCTTCATTGTTTTTTTAAGGTGATGCTCTTCAAACTGTTGAGTTTGATTTAGTTCTTTTGCTGTTTGGTGTTAGTTAGAACTTTTTTCCAATTCGTAATTTGATAGTTTATCTTATTATTTATGCGATACAAGCTGAAAATCTTGGTAAACACAGATTTCAATGAACCAATGAGTTGCTTTTACTTGGATTCAAGTAATTATGGTAGAATGAGAACATGATATTCCTTTTGAGGGGCTTGGCTCTTGTAAAATAGCGCATCAGGTCTTAAATGAGTGTTTTTGAGGATCTACGTAGTTTTTCCAAGATATTTTTAATgtcattatcaaaaaaaaaaagaggatgtGTCCTTGGTGTTTTTCAAAGATTCTACCCtccgtaaaaaaaaataaaatagaaatcaaTAATTGGTAAGCTGTTCTAAGAGGTGGTATTTTTAGTTTATGCATGTTGATTGCTGAGTACTAGATTGTGAAAGGATGCACCTGTAAATGTAAAGCTTTCTTAGAATGTGTAAAAACGAATATTGACACCTACCTTGGGTGGAGCTTTGAAAACTAACCAAAATCTGTAAATCTTGAAATTTCCACAGGTATACAAGAAAATAAAGTGCTTTAAGAAGTGGTCACAAGTTTGATATTGCATGAATAATAAATCATGCTTAAAATATGAAGTTTCTTGGAAGTTTTCATGCAATTGTAATCCTTATTCACCAATTCAGACTATTCAGTTAACTGCTGAGATCCCAATTTGTTTCGTATGATGATCTGATCATTTATTAGAATTCATATTTGCTTAATTTATGCACTTCCTTTAGGAAGTTTTAACTCTTGTTGGAAGATCTTCATTAGTGAAAATTGTTTCATGTCTCTACAATCACAACACTTCGACACATAGTTCAATTGCAAAAACTTACCTTCTTATTGAATGTTCATTAGCCTTCTATTTTGAATCTCTTCAAGTACTACTGTTCTTTCTTGTTGAAGTTTTAGTCTGAAGATCATTTTTGGATTAATTAGTCTAAAATGGACAAggatatgcaattaatacaaataatttttttctacttTCTTCCAGTTATCTAACATTGTTGAGGTCCACTAGTCTGAAATTCTAGTATGATGTATGAATGATTCATCTCAGATAAGTTGTTGCTTAAACATTCATATAAGGTGTACCTCCTACAATCTCACTAAGTCACTTATCTCTGATGCTTTTTTCTTCATTAGAACCATCTAGCTTTAGTATTTAAATAACTACAGCATAGAAATCTTAGTACTAAGGGAAGTCTTACAAGAAGCTACAGAAGGGGATACATGCTTAAATTAACTCAGTAATGATTGAATATATCTTACCTTGTTAAGGGTGAGCCTGCATTGCATGTCTCAGTTTAGTCCAGCAGAACATGTAACTGCCTTGAAGGCACCTACTTTAAACTCTCATAAgagtaattaattttatattcagGTCAAAGAGGCAGTGTACATAGACATTGTCCGGCCTACCAGAAAGCCACAGAAGATTCTACTATGTGGATGGCGACGGGATATAGATGATATGATAGTGGTAAGTTCATTATTCGAAGCccctaattttctcttttctatcACCTATGCAGGTTGGAAGAGGATATCTACCCAAAGACTTTACTGTTCCAAAATCTCCAGAAAGAATACTATTTTGTGGTTGGCGGCGTGATATGGAAGATATGATTATGGTAAATTACAAGGAATCAGAATTGATATTCCCACCATTATGTGGATAAGAATGTGTTAGTATGTACTAAAGGTGGTTTATTTGAGAATATGTGTTTTCAAATGGAAGATTAAAGGCTACTTTAATTTTGAGGAAATTAGAGTCTGCTTTTATTATCTATACAAGTACATTTTTCCACTGTTCTGTCTCCAACACAGATGTACTCAGATGAGTTGAACATTTAATCTAAAGTGTAGATATTATGATTGTTTGAAAACAGTCTGAATATGGTTGAGACAAAATTGCAACCATTTGGTTAATTCCCTCTAGTTGTATGTCTTGGGATTTCCTTCCATATTATCATGGTACTCAAATCTGTGAAGTCTGAACTGTGACATCTATTTATTAAGCTGAAGTGAACTTATTAGCTTTCTTGGTAGGTATCTATGTGACTTTCTAACATTTTGGAATTTATTCAGTTTCAAAATTGCTTATTCTGATAAAGTCTTGGTAGAGTTGGTGCTGCCTGTCTTTGGTCTTTCCTTGTACAAGTCTTAATTTAGTCTCGCTGAAAATTCCTTCAGGTGTTGGATGCTTTTCTAGCTCCAGGATCTGAATTATGGATGTTCAATGACGTTCCtgagaatgagagagagagaaaacTTACAGATGGTGGTTTGGATTTCAGCCGGTTGGAGAACATATCTTTGGTCAACCGTGAAGGAAATGCTGTCATCCGCCGTCACTTAGAGAGCCTTCCACTAGAATCATTTGATTCTGTGAGTTGAAAATTCAATCTTAGATAAATGTTTTTTCTCTAATGCTTGTTAAAGGGACCATTCATAACATTCTTCACAGATCTTGATATTGGCTGATGAATCTGTTGAAGACTCAGCAATTCAAGCTGATTCAAGATCACTTGCTACATTGCTGCTAATCAGGGATATTCAGGTTGTGGATTGATATTCCATCTTGATCTTGATAATAATTATTCAAAAAGTAGTAACTTCTCTTTTATTCTATTTGCAATTTAGGCAAAAAGGCTTCCCTATAGTGAAGACCTAGTTTCATACGTTTCAGGAGGAAGCTTTTCCCATGGTACATGGATTGGAGATATGCAGCAGGCCTCAAATAAATCTGTCATAATTAGTGAGATTCTTGATCCCAGGACCAAAAATTTGTTGTCCATGTCCAAGATAAGTGATTATGTTTTGTCAAATGAACTGGTGAGCATGGCATTAGCAATGGTTGCTGAAGACCGGCAAATAAACGATGTGCTAGAAGAACTTTTTGCTGAAGAGGTAAGTTAATAGATCTCTTGGAATTTATAATCTCATGTACTGTTCAAGTCTATTATGGCaatagtgttttttttttataaaaaaatttgctTAATATTCCATTATCATCACTGTTCATCATAAATTCATATTTATCTCAACTATTTGGATTGGCTACAtgactttaaattaaattaatataccCTTGATTCTCATCTAATTGCAATTCTTGAACTGAATTATTTTCAGCTTTGATTAGTTCTATTATCTATTTTATATGGCAGGGAAATGAAATGCATATACGTTCAGCTGATCTTTATGTTTGTGAAGATGAAGAAATGAATTTCTATGAAATTATTCTTCGAGCTCGACAGAGAAAAGAGATTGTAATCGGTTACCGCCTCGCGGATGCCGAGAGAGCGATCATCAATCCGCCAGATAAAGACATGCGACGGACATGGTCAGATAAAGATGTCTTTGTTGTCATAGCTGAGAAAGAATGAGATCATTTTGCTTTCAGTGCATCAAATTGTTCTCAAAGGGAGAAAAATAACAAGTCAGTTAGAACCATGATACTCAAAGCAGGATCGAGAATTGAGGCACTTGAAACAAAGGTGTGCCATCCACTGAAATTCAAGCCAAGTGAAGAAGTGAAGTAGTTCGAGGCATATCTGGTTGAACGACAAATCAGTGCTTAAATTATTTTCGATCGAAAATATTTGTTTTCCCAGCCAAAGTTGGTGATCATGATGAGTGCTTAAATTTTGTGAACTGATCCTGTATTTGTGAACCTATTCATTTTTGTATATTTGACTAAAAAGGGTTCtattatgtatatatat includes these proteins:
- the LOC122053054 gene encoding probable ion channel CASTOR isoform X2; this translates as MSFDGEAALPPSNRDWFFPSTAPTLLTAPSPSSSSSSKALNSRRPPLFPSTRRNPKPYLGQSRPPIATKSFPSSSSAPSSRSPSPPPTFVARGDPRYAGIRRKASFDSAQTSENARSVGREATPGLRPSADSSSRTVSSRSRIRNRWSLVVFVVVALTCLSSLLHKNFMLQNEILHLQEELSILHSKIQSCGVYSLLALRNNIPVQSDEKPNKTLKTSAIFASLAIISVSLIAFKYIDYLSRLRGTMNSEAVSLKKQLAYRVDVFLSVHPYAKPLVLLLATFLLIGLGGLALYGVTEDTLADCLWLSWTYIADSGNHANSIGFGPKLVSLSISFGGMLIFAMMLGLVSDAISEKFDSLRKGRSEVIEDSHTLILGWSDKLGSLLNQLAIANESLGGGSVVVMAERDKEEMELDIAKMEFDFKGTSVICRSGSPLILADLKKVSVSKARAIVVLAEDGNADQSDARALRTVLSLTGVKEGLQGHIVVELSDLDNEVLVKLVGGELVETVVAHDVIGRLMIQCARQPGLAQIWEDILGFENCEFYIKRWPQLDGMHFEDVLISFPEAIPCGIKMASCGGKIILNPDDSYILQEGDEVLVIAEDDDTYSPAKLPMVKEAVYIDIVRPTRKPQKILLCGWRRDIDDMIVVLDAFLAPGSELWMFNDVPENERERKLTDGGLDFSRLENISLVNREGNAVIRRHLESLPLESFDSILILADESVEDSAIQADSRSLATLLLIRDIQAKRLPYSEDLVSYVSGGSFSHGTWIGDMQQASNKSVIISEILDPRTKNLLSMSKISDYVLSNELVSMALAMVAEDRQINDVLEELFAEEGNEMHIRSADLYVCEDEEMNFYEIILRARQRKEIVIGYRLADAERAIINPPDKDMRRTWSDKDVFVVIAEKE
- the LOC122053054 gene encoding ion channel DMI1-like isoform X3, encoding MSFDGEAALPPSNRDWFFPSTAPTLLTAPSPSSSSSSKALNSRRPPLFPSTRRNPKPYLGQSRPPIATKSFPSSSSAPSSRSPSPPPTFVARGDPRYAGIRRKASFDSAQTSENARSVGREATPGLRPSADSSSRTVSSRSRIRNRWSLVVFVVVALTCLSSLLHKNFMLQNEILHLQEELSILHSKIQSCGVYSLLALRNNIPVQSDEKPNKTLKTSAIFASLAIISVSLIAFKYIDYLSRLRGTMNSEAVSLKKQLAYRVDVFLSVHPYAKPLVLLLATFLLIGLGGLALYGVTEDTLADCLWLSWTYIADSGNHANSIGFGPKLVSLSISFGGMLIFAMMLGLVSDAISEKFDSLRKGRSEVIEDSHTLILGWSDKLGSLLNQLAIANESLGGGSVVVMAERDKEEMELDIAKMEFDFKGTSVICRSGSPLILADLKKIWEDILGFENCEFYIKRWPQLDGMHFEDVLISFPEAIPCGIKMASCGGKIILNPDDSYILQEGDEVLVIAEDDDTYSPAKLPMVGRGYLPKDFTVPKSPERILFCGWRRDMEDMIMVLDAFLAPGSELWMFNDVPENERERKLTDGGLDFSRLENISLVNREGNAVIRRHLESLPLESFDSILILADESVEDSAIQADSRSLATLLLIRDIQAKRLPYSEDLVSYVSGGSFSHGTWIGDMQQASNKSVIISEILDPRTKNLLSMSKISDYVLSNELVSMALAMVAEDRQINDVLEELFAEEGNEMHIRSADLYVCEDEEMNFYEIILRARQRKEIVIGYRLADAERAIINPPDKDMRRTWSDKDVFVVIAEKE
- the LOC122053054 gene encoding probable ion channel CASTOR isoform X4, whose amino-acid sequence is MSFDGEAALPPSNRDWFFPSTAPTLLTAPSPSSSSSSKALNSRRPPLFPSTRRNPKPYLGQSRPPIATKSFPSSSSAPSSRSPSPPPTFVARGDPRYAGIRRKASFDSAQTSENARSVGREATPGLRPSADSSSRTVSSRSRIRNRWSLVVFVVVALTCLSSLLHKNFMLQNEILHLQEELSILHSKIQSCGVYSLLALRNNIPVQSDEKPNKTLKTSAIFASLAIISVSLIAFKYIDYLSRLRGTMNSEAVSLKKQLAYRVDVFLSVHPYAKPLVLLLATFLLIGLGGLALYGVTEDTLADCLWLSWTYIADSGNHANSIGFGPKLVSLSISFGGMLIFAMMLGLVSDAISEKFDSLRKGRSEVIEDSHTLILGWSDKLGSLLNQLAIANESLGGGSVVVMAERDKEEMELDIAKMEFDFKGTSVICRSGSPLILADLKKVSVSKARAIVVLAEDGNADQSDARALRTVLSLTGVKEGLQGHIVVELSDLDNEVLVKLVGGELVETVVAHDVIGRLMIQCARQPGLAQIWEDILGFENCEFYIKRWPQLDGMHFEDVLISFPEAIPCGIKMASCGGKIILNPDDSYILQEGDEVLVIAEDDDTYSPAKLPMVGRGYLPKDFTVPKSPERILFCGWRRDMEDMIMVLDAFLAPGSELWMFNDVPENERERKLTDGGLDFSRLENISLVNREGNAVIRRHLESLPLESFDSILILADESVEDSAIQADSRSLATLLLIRDIQEEAFPMVHGLEICSRPQINLS
- the LOC122053054 gene encoding probable ion channel CASTOR isoform X1, yielding MSFDGEAALPPSNRDWFFPSTAPTLLTAPSPSSSSSSKALNSRRPPLFPSTRRNPKPYLGQSRPPIATKSFPSSSSAPSSRSPSPPPTFVARGDPRYAGIRRKASFDSAQTSENARSVGREATPGLRPSADSSSRTVSSRSRIRNRWSLVVFVVVALTCLSSLLHKNFMLQNEILHLQEELSILHSKIQSCGVYSLLALRNNIPVQSDEKPNKTLKTSAIFASLAIISVSLIAFKYIDYLSRLRGTMNSEAVSLKKQLAYRVDVFLSVHPYAKPLVLLLATFLLIGLGGLALYGVTEDTLADCLWLSWTYIADSGNHANSIGFGPKLVSLSISFGGMLIFAMMLGLVSDAISEKFDSLRKGRSEVIEDSHTLILGWSDKLGSLLNQLAIANESLGGGSVVVMAERDKEEMELDIAKMEFDFKGTSVICRSGSPLILADLKKVSVSKARAIVVLAEDGNADQSDARALRTVLSLTGVKEGLQGHIVVELSDLDNEVLVKLVGGELVETVVAHDVIGRLMIQCARQPGLAQIWEDILGFENCEFYIKRWPQLDGMHFEDVLISFPEAIPCGIKMASCGGKIILNPDDSYILQEGDEVLVIAEDDDTYSPAKLPMVGRGYLPKDFTVPKSPERILFCGWRRDMEDMIMVLDAFLAPGSELWMFNDVPENERERKLTDGGLDFSRLENISLVNREGNAVIRRHLESLPLESFDSILILADESVEDSAIQADSRSLATLLLIRDIQAKRLPYSEDLVSYVSGGSFSHGTWIGDMQQASNKSVIISEILDPRTKNLLSMSKISDYVLSNELVSMALAMVAEDRQINDVLEELFAEEGNEMHIRSADLYVCEDEEMNFYEIILRARQRKEIVIGYRLADAERAIINPPDKDMRRTWSDKDVFVVIAEKE